The following coding sequences are from one Alphaproteobacteria bacterium window:
- a CDS encoding ATP-binding protein has translation MSPPAAADPSPRHPTSSAAADPVSSGPATPGPATSRKAPPGAGARPEPVVGPAVRTPLAALRLAWRLGLPPALAVATAGLLGLVALALTGALRPAQLGPAVLGLAIAATLFALWLGRGRARLLTWLDALAAVARAPADRQAAVIPPPPPTGSRWSDRLARRIHRLHRDMIAADSRRPGLTQAGKAVFDALPDPLILLNAELGVVGANTAARRLFGGDSSGRLAAFLRNPQVLDAAHDALTDRIASQVRFTVPVPTERIFTVAVVPLTSDSPDGASAILALHDTTAAERMDAMRADFVANVSHELRTPLASLAGFVETLRGPARNDDKARMRFLGLMADQTSRMTRLVDDLLSLSRIEMHEHSPPTGRLDLRATARQVAGGLEMKARGRDMVITVESPDALPPTLGDEHEIAQVLTNLVDNAIKYGRPGTPVCIRLEGPRPDDPPLGFNRLHVQDSGDGIAPEQVPRLTERFYRVDTARSRSLGGTGLGLAIVKHIANRHQGRLTIDSRPGQGTTVTVALPVAPALGRAAGAAASN, from the coding sequence ATGAGTCCACCCGCCGCCGCCGACCCGAGCCCCCGTCACCCGACGTCATCAGCGGCAGCGGACCCGGTTTCTTCCGGTCCGGCCACGCCCGGCCCGGCCACGTCCCGCAAAGCGCCACCCGGCGCCGGCGCGCGGCCGGAGCCAGTGGTCGGGCCGGCGGTCAGGACGCCGCTTGCCGCCCTGCGTCTCGCCTGGCGGCTGGGCCTGCCGCCGGCGCTTGCGGTGGCCACTGCTGGCCTGCTGGGCCTGGTCGCCCTGGCCCTGACCGGCGCCCTCCGGCCCGCCCAGCTTGGCCCCGCGGTCCTTGGCCTGGCCATCGCCGCTACGCTCTTCGCCCTGTGGCTCGGCCGCGGTCGGGCCCGCCTGCTGACCTGGCTCGACGCCCTGGCCGCCGTCGCCCGCGCGCCGGCCGACCGCCAGGCCGCTGTCATACCGCCGCCGCCCCCGACCGGCAGCCGGTGGAGCGACCGCCTGGCCCGTCGCATCCACCGTCTGCACCGCGACATGATCGCCGCCGACAGCCGGCGGCCGGGCCTGACCCAGGCCGGCAAGGCGGTGTTCGACGCCCTGCCGGACCCGCTCATCCTGCTCAACGCAGAGCTTGGCGTAGTCGGCGCCAACACCGCGGCGCGCCGTCTGTTCGGTGGCGATTCCTCGGGCCGCCTCGCCGCCTTCCTGCGTAATCCCCAGGTGCTCGACGCGGCCCACGACGCCCTGACCGACCGCATCGCCAGCCAGGTCCGTTTCACCGTGCCGGTGCCGACGGAGCGCATCTTCACCGTCGCGGTTGTGCCGCTGACCAGTGACTCGCCCGACGGCGCCAGCGCCATACTGGCGCTTCACGACACCACCGCGGCCGAACGCATGGACGCCATGCGCGCCGACTTCGTCGCCAATGTCAGTCACGAGCTGCGCACACCGCTGGCCAGCCTCGCCGGGTTCGTCGAGACCCTGCGCGGACCGGCGCGCAACGACGACAAGGCGCGGATGCGCTTTCTGGGATTGATGGCCGACCAGACCAGCCGCATGACCCGTCTGGTGGACGACCTGTTGTCCCTGTCGCGCATCGAGATGCACGAACACTCGCCGCCCACCGGTCGCCTCGACCTTCGGGCCACCGCGCGTCAGGTGGCGGGCGGCCTGGAGATGAAGGCGCGCGGCCGCGACATGGTGATCACCGTCGAGTCTCCCGACGCGCTGCCGCCGACCCTCGGCGACGAGCACGAGATCGCCCAGGTGCTGACCAACCTGGTAGACAATGCGATCAAGTATGGCCGGCCCGGCACGCCGGTGTGTATCCGCCTGGAGGGGCCGCGGCCGGACGACCCGCCGCTTGGCTTCAACCGCCTGCACGTGCAGGATTCGGGCGACGGCATCGCGCCGGAGCAGGTGCCGCGCCTGACCGAACGCTTCTACCGGGTGGACACGGCGCGCTCGCGTTCGCTGGGCGGCACCGGCCTCGGCCTGGCCATCGTCAAGCACATCGCCAACCGCCACCAGGGACGGCTCACCATCGACAGCCGGCCGGGCCAGGGCACCACCGTCACGGTGGCCCTGCCGGTGGCGCCGGCGCTCGGCCGGGCCGCCGGCGCGGCGGCGTCGAACTGA